In Luteitalea sp. TBR-22, one genomic interval encodes:
- a CDS encoding BlaI/MecI/CopY family transcriptional regulator: MVKRSAAPTPTDAELDILRVLWDRGGSTVREVHDVVAGLRDIGYTTVLKQMQVMHQKGLLTREERFKSHVYAPAQPRSATQRALAGQLLEQAFGGSARSLLQSALAGRRVDAEELDEIRALLDQVQKKGQS; this comes from the coding sequence ATGGTCAAACGATCCGCCGCGCCGACGCCCACCGATGCGGAGCTGGACATCCTCCGGGTGCTGTGGGACCGGGGCGGGAGCACGGTCCGCGAGGTGCACGATGTCGTGGCGGGTTTGCGCGACATCGGCTACACGACCGTCCTCAAGCAGATGCAGGTGATGCACCAGAAGGGCCTGCTGACCCGCGAGGAACGCTTCAAGTCACATGTGTACGCGCCCGCGCAGCCGCGCAGCGCGACGCAGCGCGCGCTCGCCGGGCAACTCCTCGAACAAGCCTTCGGCGGATCCGCGCGCAGCTTGCTCCAGAGCGCCCTTGCGGGGCGGCGCGTCGACGCCGAGGAACTCGACGAGATCCGCGCCCTGTTGGACCAGGTCCAGAAGAAGGGGCAGTCATGA
- the lysS gene encoding lysine--tRNA ligase, with protein MSDSELVAQRRKNFEDLTALGVRPYPNAYDTTHRVSELVATYGETPGEALEADHVHVRAAGRILGMRTFGKANFLVLSDGVATIQAYIRQDSVSAEAFALFKLLDFGDQVGVAGRVFRTRTNELTIWASDLVFLAKSFLPLPEKWHGLQDIETRYRQRYLDLIVNPDARRVFEVRARALQAIRGFLDGRGFLEVETPMMQPIAGGALARPFVTHHNALDMKLYMRIAPELYLKRLVVGGMDRVYEINRNFRNEGISTQHNPEFTMLEFYQAYVDYEHLMRLTEEMFAEVAIKTIGTTDLTFNGHAISFAAPFRRLSLRHAAADRASEKLQRSVEADMLRDAATARSIATALGLEVPDGVGAGKIATEIFEALCEDDLIQPTFIYDFPTEVSPLSKQKPDDPDTVERFELYAGGFEVANAFSELNDPAEQRRRFEAQLADRARGDAEAHQMDEDYIRALEYGLPPTGGEGVGIDRLVMLLTGSASIRDVILFPLMRSQGQAQGSGLKAQKEQG; from the coding sequence ATGTCCGATTCCGAACTCGTCGCCCAGCGCCGCAAGAACTTCGAGGACCTCACGGCCCTCGGGGTCCGCCCCTACCCGAACGCGTACGACACGACGCACCGCGTCAGCGAGCTCGTCGCCACGTATGGCGAGACGCCCGGCGAGGCGCTCGAGGCCGACCATGTGCACGTGCGTGCGGCGGGGCGCATCCTCGGGATGCGGACGTTCGGCAAGGCGAACTTCCTCGTGCTGTCGGACGGCGTGGCCACCATCCAGGCCTACATCCGCCAGGATTCGGTGAGCGCCGAGGCCTTCGCGCTCTTCAAGCTGCTCGACTTCGGCGATCAGGTGGGCGTGGCGGGCCGCGTGTTCCGCACGCGCACCAACGAGCTCACCATCTGGGCGAGCGACCTGGTGTTCCTCGCCAAGAGCTTCCTGCCGCTGCCCGAGAAGTGGCACGGGCTGCAGGACATCGAAACGCGCTACCGCCAGCGGTACCTCGACCTGATCGTCAACCCGGACGCGCGCCGCGTGTTCGAGGTGCGCGCCCGCGCCCTGCAGGCCATCCGCGGCTTCCTCGACGGACGCGGGTTCCTCGAGGTCGAGACGCCGATGATGCAGCCGATCGCCGGCGGCGCCCTCGCGCGTCCCTTCGTGACGCACCACAACGCGCTCGACATGAAGCTCTACATGCGCATCGCGCCGGAGCTCTACCTCAAGCGCCTCGTGGTCGGCGGCATGGATCGCGTGTACGAGATCAACCGCAACTTCCGCAACGAGGGCATCTCGACGCAGCACAACCCCGAGTTCACGATGCTGGAGTTCTACCAGGCGTACGTGGACTACGAGCACCTGATGCGGCTGACCGAGGAGATGTTCGCGGAGGTGGCGATCAAGACCATCGGCACCACCGACCTCACGTTCAACGGGCACGCCATCTCGTTCGCCGCGCCGTTCCGTCGGCTGTCGCTGCGCCACGCGGCGGCCGATCGCGCCTCCGAGAAGCTGCAGCGCTCGGTCGAGGCCGACATGCTCCGCGACGCGGCCACCGCCCGCAGCATCGCCACTGCGCTCGGGCTGGAAGTCCCCGACGGCGTCGGCGCGGGCAAGATCGCCACCGAGATCTTCGAGGCGCTCTGCGAGGACGACCTGATCCAGCCGACGTTCATCTACGACTTCCCGACGGAGGTCTCGCCGCTCTCCAAGCAGAAGCCCGACGACCCCGACACGGTGGAGCGCTTCGAGCTGTACGCGGGTGGGTTCGAGGTGGCCAACGCCTTCAGCGAGCTCAACGATCCGGCCGAGCAGCGCCGCCGCTTCGAGGCCCAACTCGCCGATCGGGCCCGCGGCGACGCCGAGGCGCATCAGATGGACGAGGACTACATTCGCGCCCTCGAGTACGGCCTGCCGCCGACCGGCGGCGAGGGCGTCGGCATCGACCGCCTGGTCATGCTGCTCACGGGCAGCGCGAGCATTCGCGACGTGATCCTGTTTCCGCTGATGAGAAGTCAGGGGCAGGCTCAGGGCTCAGGGCTCAAGGCTCAGAAAGAACAGGGCTGA
- the nusB gene encoding transcription antitermination factor NusB: MSLDAQQLRQARESALQMLYGWEMTGDALPEAIAGVRELQLRPPVAERDALAVALAQGTARTLDRIDPLIAEAATNWRIERLAVIDRLVLRLAVFELLERREVPPAVVINEALELARTFSAPDAVRFVNGVLDAIRKRLEKERSPGSGQPPSPKAPAGPGRES, translated from the coding sequence GTGAGCCTCGACGCGCAGCAGCTCCGGCAGGCCCGTGAGAGCGCCCTCCAGATGCTCTACGGCTGGGAGATGACCGGCGATGCGCTTCCCGAAGCCATCGCCGGTGTCCGCGAGTTGCAGTTGCGGCCGCCGGTGGCCGAGCGCGACGCGCTGGCCGTGGCGCTGGCGCAGGGCACGGCGCGGACGCTCGACCGCATCGATCCGCTGATCGCCGAGGCGGCGACCAACTGGCGCATCGAGCGCCTCGCGGTCATCGATCGCCTGGTGCTGCGGCTGGCGGTCTTCGAGTTGCTCGAGCGCCGGGAGGTGCCACCGGCGGTCGTCATCAACGAGGCCCTCGAACTGGCGCGCACCTTCAGTGCGCCCGACGCCGTGCGCTTCGTCAACGGCGTGCTCGATGCCATCCGCAAGCGGCTCGAGAAGGAACGGTCACCGGGATCCGGGCAGCCGCCTTCGCCAAAGGCTCCGGCGGGCCCGGGCCGGGAGTCCTGA
- the ribH gene encoding 6,7-dimethyl-8-ribityllumazine synthase, with amino-acid sequence MSRPAILQPVPQAPGLRVALVVSTYHDGITERLAAGAREALAAAGVSATDVERLDVPGAYEIPFGARTAAASGRVDAIVCLGCLIKGETPHFDYIASAVSHGMMQASLAQGVPMAFGVLTVNTQAEAEARVPEGPGNKGYEAAVAAVTMALLAREWQAPARGQGSEG; translated from the coding sequence GTGTCGCGTCCCGCCATCCTCCAGCCCGTCCCGCAGGCGCCCGGCCTGCGCGTCGCGCTCGTCGTGTCCACCTACCACGACGGCATCACCGAGCGTCTCGCCGCCGGCGCGCGCGAGGCCCTCGCGGCGGCCGGCGTGTCGGCCACCGACGTCGAGCGCCTCGACGTCCCGGGCGCCTACGAGATCCCCTTCGGTGCGCGTACCGCCGCCGCATCCGGCCGCGTCGATGCCATCGTGTGCCTCGGCTGCCTGATCAAGGGCGAGACGCCCCACTTCGATTACATCGCCTCGGCCGTGTCGCACGGCATGATGCAGGCCTCGCTCGCCCAGGGGGTGCCGATGGCCTTCGGCGTCCTCACGGTCAACACGCAGGCCGAAGCCGAGGCGCGCGTGCCCGAGGGGCCCGGCAACAAGGGCTACGAGGCCGCGGTCGCGGCCGTGACCATGGCGTTGCTGGCGCGCGAGTGGCAGGCGCCGGCGCGCGGGCAGGGGAGCGAAGGGTGA